In Topomyia yanbarensis strain Yona2022 chromosome 2, ASM3024719v1, whole genome shotgun sequence, one DNA window encodes the following:
- the LOC131681327 gene encoding 3'-5' exonuclease Snipper, translating to MSSENSKQSLLDFARSLDAVEIFSLSNASNRQLTAKHSTQTFRYIIVIDLEATCWPKETQKWKTHEIIEFPAVLLNLTSGRIESEFRQYVMPLENPRLSEFCTELTGIRQEQVDAGVPLSTCFMLFNKWLKKVLTERNLYLPKTDPRDKTGNVALATWSDWDLGACLSKECTRKRISKPPCFDLWIDVRAIYRQFYQGRPTNFGESLERLGIRFEGRPHSGLDDSRNLARLIVRMCKDGANFVITKDLKPFDVVNKQ from the exons ATGAGTAGTGAAAATTCCAAGCAATCTTTATTGGACTTCGCGAG ATCGCTTGACGCCGTTGAAATTTTTTCCCTTAGCAATGCTTCCAATCGCCAACTAACTGCCAAACACTCGACTCAAACGTTCCGTTACATTATCGTCATAGATCTGGAGGCAACCTGCTGGCCGAAAGAGACTCAGAAATGGAAAACTCACGAGATTATAGAATTTCCTGCAGTTCTGCTAAATCTAACTAGCGGCCGAATTGAGTCAGAATTCCGTCAGTATGTTATGCCACTTGAGAACCCTCGCCTGAGTGAATTCTGCACCGAGCTAACCGGCATCCGGCAGGAACAAGTCGATGCAGGAGTACCGCTTTCAACATGTTTCATGTTATTCAACAAATGGTTGAAAAAGGTCCTCACAGAGCGTAACCTTTATTTACCGAAAACGGATCCACGGGACAAGACAGGCAACGTAGCCCTTGCCACGTGGTCCGACTGGGATTTGGGAGCATGCTTGAGCAAAGAGTGTACCCGGAAGCGAATCAGCAAGCCGCCCTGTTTTGATTTGTGGATTGATGTTCGGGCGATCTACAGG CAATTTTACCAGGGACGGCCGACCAACTTTGGAGAATCTCTGGAACGTTTGGGAATACGATTCGAGGGACGACCTCACAGTGGGCTGGATGATTCGCGAAATCTTGCCAGATTAATAGTACGAATGTGCAAAGATGGTGCCAATTTTGTAATTACAAAGGATTTGAAACCATTCGATGTAGTAAAT